The following coding sequences are from one Acidobacteriota bacterium window:
- a CDS encoding ABC transporter permease: protein MRKALAVGRKEFWQIVRDGRTLIILLFVPAFFLGLYGYALNWDIRHVRLAVMDREHNHDSRELISSFTNSTYFDIVATVTSMTDIERLMDRGEIRAALVIPEGMSRDLRSGRVAQVQVLINGDNANTAITVFGYAQAIVRGVSAQLQLELVTGAQMPPPISAEPRIWYNPELTSTLFLVPGLIGFIVMISSVVSTSMSIVREKERGTWEQVRMAPINTVSYVVGKTIPYFVISLVSAFFIIVAAMLLFGLPMRGSWLLLFFTVSLFLAGALGTGLLVSTLVDSQSLAFQVSLLISLLPTLILSGFIFPIASMPAPIRAITVVVPARYFLAALRAVVLKGVDAHVVSLELAALGVYAVCVLGLASVRLAKEKA, encoded by the coding sequence ATGAGAAAGGCCCTGGCCGTTGGCCGCAAGGAGTTCTGGCAGATCGTGCGCGACGGGCGCACGCTGATAATCCTGCTGTTTGTTCCCGCGTTCTTCCTCGGGCTCTATGGCTACGCGCTCAACTGGGACATCCGCCACGTGCGGCTCGCCGTCATGGATCGCGAGCACAACCACGACAGTCGCGAACTGATCTCCTCGTTTACGAACTCGACGTATTTCGACATCGTGGCCACCGTCACGTCGATGACCGACATCGAGCGGCTCATGGACCGCGGCGAGATCAGGGCGGCGCTGGTCATTCCGGAGGGCATGAGTCGCGATCTGCGAAGCGGCCGCGTCGCGCAGGTGCAGGTGCTGATCAATGGCGACAACGCGAACACGGCGATCACCGTGTTCGGGTACGCGCAGGCGATTGTCCGCGGCGTCTCCGCGCAACTGCAGCTGGAACTGGTCACCGGGGCCCAGATGCCGCCGCCGATTTCCGCCGAGCCGCGCATCTGGTACAACCCCGAACTCACCAGCACGCTGTTCCTGGTACCCGGCCTGATCGGTTTTATCGTGATGATCAGCAGCGTCGTGTCGACGTCGATGTCGATTGTGCGCGAAAAAGAACGGGGAACGTGGGAACAGGTGCGGATGGCCCCGATCAACACGGTGTCGTACGTGGTCGGCAAGACGATTCCGTACTTCGTGATCTCGCTGGTGTCGGCGTTCTTCATCATTGTCGCGGCGATGCTGCTCTTCGGGCTGCCGATGCGCGGATCCTGGCTGCTCCTGTTCTTCACGGTCTCGCTCTTCCTTGCTGGCGCGCTCGGCACGGGCCTGCTGGTGTCGACGCTGGTCGATTCCCAGTCGCTTGCGTTTCAGGTGAGCCTCCTGATCTCGCTGCTGCCCACCCTCATCCTGTCCGGGTTCATCTTTCCGATCGCGAGCATGCCGGCGCCGATTCGCGCGATCACCGTAGTCGTGCCAGCCCGGTACTTCCTGGCCGCGTTGCGCGCGGTCGTGTTGAAGGGTGTCGACGCGCACGTCGTCAGCCTGGAACTCGCCGCGCTCGGCGTCTATGCCGTGTGCGTGCTCGGGCTCGCCTCGGTGCGACTCGCAAAGGAGAAAGCCTGA
- a CDS encoding TonB-dependent receptor has translation MSGTVVDPASRAGVAGVQVVVRQDDKVVSSTTTSPDGRFELLNLAQGSYLLAASAPGFAESPPLRVELAGTPCAVTVEVAYRLAMRAEARGAAPRLPDATPITNPAAPVLTGAAIATAPGALEDVFRAFQSQPGVAASQDNRNDLLVRGGGAIENQTRIDGFDVPNPNHFGAQGGTGGGLSMIPPWLIDVGTIEAGGFSASFGERMSSVADISLRPARPDRTHGMFGFGVGGAMGEIERPFGDNKGSWVVSARRSLLELTFHEQGSQVVPKYADALVRVERRVGDRHTVKFLGIGANDSVDIEDYNGGTDRINGSEWVGLAGVRFDSTWSATTASTVVASIGTSELDATSWNGTVVDGLDRGRDVDIRFRADLRRRHTWFGDVLAGVAVKAFTFDYELLAYGVWTPYSPAKENISAKSRHSFADVAGYVESTLPLVGRGRVSAGVRIDRWGASMITTGSPRVKADYLLGSRARLVGYWGVYRQAVPYIWMASAPQNVSLVPIGSIQGGGGVDLEVRQGIHLGIEGFDKQYRNYPIDSLAPGHVLVDAAADFESPFVGQLTSGGRVHARGVDTVVSASLGSHLQAVANYSYWRVSQMGLDNVWRRAQHELRNQARLELIYTYPGNWAASLRWRYVSGHPYTPFDPKASIKVGRAVFDLTQINAVEYPPYHRLDVRVDKTFARGRASTILYFEVDNLYNRDNLLVYQWSRTLRGPKPTYQWGRTYVGGLRVEF, from the coding sequence ATGTCCGGCACGGTCGTCGATCCAGCCTCGCGCGCTGGTGTGGCGGGCGTCCAGGTCGTGGTGCGACAAGACGACAAGGTCGTTTCGTCGACGACGACCAGTCCTGATGGTCGCTTTGAACTCCTGAACCTCGCGCAGGGCTCGTACCTGCTGGCCGCCTCGGCGCCAGGCTTCGCCGAATCGCCACCGCTCCGCGTTGAACTCGCGGGAACGCCGTGCGCGGTCACCGTTGAGGTCGCGTATCGGTTGGCGATGCGGGCCGAGGCCAGGGGCGCCGCTCCACGGTTGCCCGATGCGACACCCATCACCAATCCTGCCGCACCAGTGCTGACCGGGGCGGCGATTGCGACCGCGCCTGGCGCCCTCGAGGATGTGTTCCGCGCCTTTCAGTCGCAGCCGGGTGTGGCGGCTTCGCAGGACAACCGCAACGACCTGCTCGTGCGCGGGGGAGGCGCGATCGAAAACCAGACGCGCATCGACGGGTTCGACGTGCCGAATCCGAATCACTTCGGCGCGCAGGGCGGCACCGGCGGCGGCCTGTCGATGATTCCGCCGTGGCTCATTGATGTCGGCACGATCGAGGCTGGCGGGTTTTCCGCCTCGTTCGGCGAACGGATGTCATCGGTCGCCGACATCTCGCTGCGGCCAGCCAGGCCCGACCGCACGCACGGCATGTTTGGCTTTGGCGTTGGCGGGGCGATGGGGGAGATCGAGCGGCCGTTCGGCGACAACAAGGGGTCGTGGGTCGTTTCCGCGCGGCGCAGCCTGCTTGAGCTGACGTTTCACGAGCAGGGATCGCAGGTCGTCCCGAAGTACGCCGACGCGCTGGTGCGCGTTGAACGCAGGGTCGGCGACAGGCACACGGTCAAGTTCCTCGGCATCGGAGCCAACGACTCGGTCGACATCGAGGACTACAACGGGGGCACCGACCGGATCAACGGTTCGGAGTGGGTGGGTCTGGCAGGTGTGAGATTCGACTCGACCTGGTCGGCCACGACCGCGTCGACCGTGGTTGCGAGTATTGGCACAAGCGAGCTCGACGCGACGTCCTGGAATGGGACCGTGGTCGATGGACTCGATCGCGGGCGTGATGTCGACATCAGGTTCAGAGCCGACCTTCGGCGGCGACACACGTGGTTTGGCGACGTGCTGGCGGGCGTGGCCGTCAAGGCCTTCACGTTTGACTATGAGCTGCTCGCGTACGGGGTCTGGACGCCCTATTCACCAGCCAAGGAGAACATTTCGGCGAAGAGCCGGCATTCGTTCGCCGATGTCGCCGGGTACGTCGAGTCGACGCTGCCGCTCGTCGGTCGGGGCCGGGTGTCGGCAGGTGTGCGCATCGACAGGTGGGGCGCGTCGATGATCACGACGGGAAGCCCCCGCGTCAAGGCCGACTACCTGCTCGGCAGCCGGGCGAGGCTTGTCGGCTACTGGGGCGTGTATCGGCAGGCCGTGCCCTATATCTGGATGGCGAGCGCTCCGCAAAACGTGTCGCTCGTGCCCATCGGATCGATCCAGGGTGGCGGGGGCGTTGATCTCGAAGTGCGTCAGGGGATTCATCTCGGTATCGAGGGATTCGACAAGCAATACCGCAACTACCCGATTGACAGTCTGGCGCCCGGACATGTGCTGGTTGACGCGGCTGCGGATTTCGAATCGCCATTTGTCGGACAGTTGACGAGCGGCGGCAGGGTCCATGCGCGAGGCGTCGATACCGTGGTGTCGGCGAGCCTCGGCAGCCACCTCCAGGCTGTCGCCAACTACTCGTACTGGCGCGTGTCCCAGATGGGGCTCGACAACGTCTGGCGGCGAGCCCAGCACGAGCTTCGCAATCAGGCCCGGCTGGAGCTGATTTACACGTATCCGGGTAACTGGGCTGCCAGCCTGAGGTGGCGCTACGTGAGCGGCCATCCGTACACGCCGTTTGATCCGAAGGCCTCGATCAAGGTGGGTAGAGCCGTTTTTGATCTCACGCAGATCAATGCCGTCGAGTACCCGCCGTACCATCGTCTGGATGTTCGCGTCGACAAGACCTTCGCGCGCGGACGGGCATCGACGATCCTCTACTTCGAGGTCGACAACCTCTACAACCGCGACAACCTGCTCGTCTATCAGTGGAGCCGGACGCTCCGCGGTCCGAAGCCGACCTACCAGTGGGGCCGGACATACGTTGGAGGTCTGCGGGTCGAGTTCTAG
- a CDS encoding ABC transporter ATP-binding protein, with translation MPAVTVRELTRRFGDFVAVDHVSFDVEQGEIFGFLGSNGAGKSTTIRMLCGLLKPTSGTALVGGIDVGRDPEGVKRRIGYMSQRFSLYELLTVEENITFFGGLYGLDDEAIVSRRDFVLEMAGLRGRERTLTRDLAGGWRQRLALGCAILHEPPILFLDEPTGGVDPVSRRQFWALINQLSQGGVTVFVTTHYLDEAEHCHRLALMQAGRIAALGTVHELKSVFSDRAVVEVRTPSPMEALRALDDVPSVEKTSLFGTALHVWLKPGERDTGPLQQRLAERGLKTESVEFVQPSLEDVFMDVVERAGGAST, from the coding sequence ATGCCGGCTGTCACGGTTCGTGAACTCACACGGCGCTTCGGCGACTTCGTGGCCGTGGACCACGTGTCGTTCGATGTCGAGCAGGGTGAGATCTTCGGGTTCCTCGGCAGCAACGGCGCGGGCAAGTCGACCACGATCCGCATGCTGTGCGGCCTGCTCAAGCCGACCTCCGGCACGGCGCTCGTCGGCGGCATTGACGTTGGCCGAGACCCCGAGGGCGTCAAGCGCCGGATCGGGTACATGTCGCAGCGGTTCTCCCTCTACGAATTGTTGACCGTCGAGGAGAACATCACGTTTTTCGGTGGCCTCTACGGCCTCGACGACGAGGCCATCGTCTCGCGCCGGGACTTCGTGCTGGAGATGGCTGGCCTGCGCGGACGCGAACGGACGTTGACCCGGGATTTGGCCGGCGGATGGCGGCAGCGTCTCGCGCTGGGTTGCGCGATTCTCCACGAGCCTCCCATCCTGTTTCTCGACGAACCCACGGGCGGTGTCGATCCGGTTTCCCGTCGCCAGTTCTGGGCGCTCATCAATCAGCTGTCGCAGGGTGGCGTCACGGTGTTTGTCACCACGCACTACCTGGACGAGGCCGAACACTGCCACCGCCTGGCGTTGATGCAGGCCGGCCGCATTGCGGCGCTCGGCACGGTCCACGAACTGAAAAGCGTCTTCTCCGACCGGGCGGTGGTCGAAGTGCGCACGCCTTCGCCGATGGAGGCGCTGCGCGCGCTGGACGATGTGCCGTCGGTGGAGAAGACGAGCCTGTTCGGCACGGCGCTCCACGTGTGGCTCAAACCGGGCGAACGGGACACCGGGCCGTTGCAGCAGCGACTTGCTGAACGGGGGTTGAAGACCGAGTCGGTTGAGTTCGTGCAGCCGTCGCTCGAGGACGTGTTCATGGACGTGGTTGAACGCGCCGGAGGGGCCTCGACATGA
- a CDS encoding efflux RND transporter periplasmic adaptor subunit — translation MTPFMHRQILRYTIVGAAVMVVLLTGSACTKKAPADLVRVSGYVEATEVQVSAEVGGRLLDLKVAEGDRVTAGAVVAQIDTADAVLTLKRAQADREGADAQLRLLLAGSRVEDILQAEAMRAAAEADLAAANEDLTAAERDLKRFEALMAANSGVEKQRDDAATRKDVAGKRVSGAQQRMRAAAEALNRLKAGARPEEIEAARARLASIDAQIAIITKGIKDATVLAPITGLVTQKLVDQGELHAPRVPLLVIADLDNVWANVYLDEPLVPNVSLGQTVTLFTDAGGQGIEGKITFISSKAEFTPRNVQTAAERSKLVFRLKVSVDNRKGVLKQGMPVEAEIRLTK, via the coding sequence ATGACGCCATTCATGCACCGCCAGATCCTGCGCTACACCATCGTCGGGGCCGCCGTCATGGTCGTCCTGCTGACCGGCTCCGCGTGTACGAAGAAGGCTCCGGCCGACCTCGTCCGGGTGTCGGGTTACGTGGAGGCCACTGAGGTACAGGTGTCCGCGGAAGTCGGCGGCCGCCTGCTCGACCTGAAGGTGGCCGAAGGAGACCGCGTGACCGCGGGCGCCGTCGTGGCCCAGATCGACACGGCCGATGCGGTGCTGACCCTCAAGCGCGCGCAGGCGGATCGTGAGGGCGCCGACGCCCAGCTTCGCCTGCTGCTGGCTGGCTCGCGCGTCGAGGACATCCTGCAGGCCGAGGCGATGCGTGCGGCCGCCGAAGCCGACCTGGCCGCCGCCAACGAAGATCTCACTGCTGCCGAGCGGGATCTCAAGCGCTTCGAAGCGCTCATGGCCGCCAACTCGGGCGTCGAGAAGCAACGCGACGATGCGGCGACCAGGAAAGATGTCGCTGGCAAACGCGTCTCTGGCGCCCAGCAGCGGATGCGAGCGGCCGCCGAGGCGCTCAACCGGCTCAAGGCCGGCGCCCGCCCCGAAGAGATCGAGGCGGCCCGAGCCCGCCTCGCATCAATTGACGCGCAGATTGCGATCATCACGAAAGGCATCAAGGACGCGACCGTGCTGGCTCCGATCACCGGTCTGGTGACCCAGAAACTGGTCGATCAGGGCGAACTGCACGCTCCGCGGGTGCCGCTGCTCGTGATTGCGGATCTCGACAACGTGTGGGCCAATGTCTATCTGGACGAACCGCTGGTGCCGAACGTGTCGCTTGGCCAGACGGTAACGCTCTTCACGGATGCCGGGGGGCAGGGCATCGAAGGCAAGATCACCTTCATCTCCTCCAAGGCGGAATTCACGCCGCGTAATGTCCAGACCGCCGCGGAGCGGTCGAAGCTGGTCTTCCGGCTGAAAGTGAGCGTGGACAACCGCAAGGGCGTGCTGAAGCAAGGCATGCCTGTCGAGGCGGAGATTCGGTTGACGAAGTAA
- a CDS encoding ABC transporter permease, whose protein sequence is MRRLGFLVRKEFQELRRNPRMLRVLLFAPVIQLGILGYAATTDVKNVPAIVVDADRSTASRDLIGRFEGSPYFSIVGVTSRNEDVEDALQHRTAWMAVSIPAGYGRAIADGTPVTVQVIADGTDSNSTTVGLAYATSLIAEKAVDVALARLGAGGQVRPIGRLEARTRVWFNPQLLSQHFMVPGVLALLLMITTAVLGAVAIVREKEFGTLEQLNVTPLRRWELTVGKLLPFGLIGVIQVFLVVGVAVLWFQIPLRGSFPLLFGLSLVYLLCTLSLGLFVSTISSTQQQAMMTAVFFFMVPMIYLSGFIFPIENMPEIIQPLTYLIPLRYFLVIVRGIFLKGVGLESFWPDALMMLAWGLIVLTLATMRSRKTLR, encoded by the coding sequence ATGCGACGACTTGGCTTTCTCGTCCGCAAGGAATTCCAGGAACTCAGGCGCAATCCGCGCATGCTGCGCGTGCTGCTCTTCGCGCCGGTGATCCAGCTTGGGATTCTCGGATATGCCGCCACGACCGACGTCAAGAACGTGCCCGCGATCGTTGTCGACGCCGATCGATCGACGGCGAGCCGTGATCTGATTGGCCGCTTCGAGGGATCGCCGTATTTCAGCATTGTTGGCGTGACATCAAGAAACGAGGATGTGGAAGACGCGTTGCAGCACCGGACGGCATGGATGGCCGTGTCGATCCCGGCCGGTTATGGGCGGGCCATTGCCGACGGCACGCCAGTGACCGTCCAGGTGATTGCCGATGGGACCGATTCGAATTCGACAACGGTCGGGTTGGCCTACGCCACCAGCCTGATCGCGGAGAAGGCCGTCGATGTCGCGCTGGCGCGATTGGGCGCTGGGGGGCAAGTGCGGCCTATCGGCCGACTGGAGGCGCGCACGCGTGTCTGGTTCAATCCGCAACTGCTCAGTCAGCACTTCATGGTGCCGGGCGTGCTGGCGTTGCTGTTGATGATCACGACCGCCGTGCTTGGCGCGGTGGCCATTGTGCGCGAGAAGGAGTTCGGCACGCTGGAGCAACTCAACGTCACACCGCTTCGCCGGTGGGAGTTGACGGTTGGCAAACTGCTGCCATTCGGGCTGATTGGCGTGATCCAGGTGTTTCTGGTCGTGGGCGTGGCCGTGCTGTGGTTTCAGATTCCGCTGCGCGGCAGTTTTCCGCTGCTGTTCGGGTTGTCGCTGGTCTACCTCTTGTGCACGCTGAGCCTCGGGCTGTTTGTCTCGACCATTTCGAGTACGCAGCAACAGGCCATGATGACGGCCGTGTTCTTCTTCATGGTTCCGATGATCTATCTGTCCGGGTTCATCTTCCCGATCGAGAACATGCCCGAGATCATCCAGCCGCTCACCTATCTGATCCCGCTCAGGTACTTCCTGGTCATCGTCCGCGGAATCTTTCTGAAGGGTGTCGGCCTGGAATCGTTCTGGCCGGACGCGCTGATGATGCTGGCGTGGGGGTTGATTGTGCTCACGCTGGCGACCATGCGGTCAAGGAAGACGCTCCGATAA
- a CDS encoding TolC family protein translates to MRNRTGWIVCVTGTLAAMVLAGAAPSSAQTSTPPQGSTPVRLSVVEAIDLALKASHRISEFEAREDAAKASTDLRDSADRPIVSLLGGYTRTNHVDEFAIQIPGMPPRVIYPDLPDNWRSRLDVQWPVYTSGRLEALDRAAQAEQNAAGKDVATVRADIRLDAARAFWSLVTATESVTVVEDALKLVEAHLQDVRNMLAVGLVAPNDVLTAEANRSRQQVLLIEARNIRDVAEADLRRATGLGRAVRIDLAAALDGPRPDAPTFDELLAEARKNRSERQALQLRVDGVGQQRAAAAAGSKPVVSVGGGVDYARPNPRIFPRAGAWNESWDVGVNVAWQLWDGGRVKADVAQASASERAAQQRLAEFDTVLEFDVRQRQLDLTSAVAAIAAATAEVASAAEARRVVAERFKAGLASSTDVLDAQQALVGAQLGRTRTLATIKLAQARLDRVLGR, encoded by the coding sequence ATGAGAAACAGAACAGGTTGGATCGTCTGTGTCACGGGCACACTGGCCGCCATGGTGCTGGCAGGCGCCGCGCCCAGTTCGGCGCAGACATCCACGCCGCCGCAAGGGTCGACGCCAGTTCGTCTGTCGGTAGTCGAGGCGATCGACCTCGCGCTCAAGGCCAGCCACCGCATCAGTGAGTTCGAAGCGCGCGAAGACGCCGCAAAGGCGAGTACCGACCTGCGCGATTCCGCCGACAGGCCCATCGTCAGCCTGCTTGGCGGCTATACGCGGACCAATCATGTCGACGAGTTTGCCATTCAGATTCCCGGCATGCCGCCGCGGGTGATCTATCCCGATCTGCCCGACAACTGGCGTTCGCGCCTCGATGTGCAGTGGCCCGTCTACACGTCCGGGCGTCTGGAGGCGCTCGATCGTGCGGCGCAGGCCGAGCAGAACGCCGCCGGAAAGGATGTGGCGACGGTGCGAGCCGACATCCGGCTCGACGCGGCGCGCGCGTTCTGGAGCCTCGTGACCGCGACTGAGTCCGTCACGGTCGTCGAAGACGCGCTGAAGCTGGTTGAGGCGCACCTCCAGGATGTGCGCAACATGCTCGCCGTGGGGCTTGTGGCGCCCAATGACGTGCTGACAGCGGAAGCGAATCGCTCGCGCCAACAGGTGCTGTTGATCGAAGCCAGAAACATTCGCGACGTGGCCGAGGCCGACCTGCGACGCGCGACGGGCCTTGGGCGAGCCGTTCGCATTGATCTGGCCGCCGCGCTGGACGGACCGCGGCCCGATGCCCCCACATTCGATGAGCTTCTGGCCGAGGCACGAAAGAATCGTTCCGAGCGCCAGGCCCTGCAGCTTCGCGTCGACGGTGTCGGCCAGCAACGGGCGGCAGCGGCGGCCGGGTCGAAGCCCGTGGTGTCGGTGGGTGGCGGCGTCGACTACGCCCGCCCCAACCCGAGGATCTTTCCGCGTGCGGGCGCATGGAACGAGTCGTGGGACGTTGGCGTCAACGTCGCGTGGCAGTTGTGGGATGGCGGACGCGTCAAAGCCGATGTGGCGCAGGCGAGCGCGAGCGAGCGTGCGGCCCAACAGCGACTGGCCGAATTCGACACCGTTCTCGAATTCGACGTGCGGCAGCGGCAACTCGACCTGACCTCGGCCGTTGCCGCCATTGCGGCGGCCACCGCCGAAGTGGCGAGCGCCGCCGAGGCCAGGCGCGTCGTCGCTGAACGCTTCAAGGCGGGCCTGGCGTCAAGTACGGATGTGCTCGACGCGCAGCAGGCGCTCGTTGGCGCGCAGCTAGGCCGCACGCGCACTCTCGCGACGATCAAATTGGCCCAGGCGCGGCTCGACCGCGTGCTCGGCCGCTGA
- a CDS encoding ABC transporter ATP-binding protein, translated as MNDAAITLEHVTKRFGQTEAVRGVSFDVRKGEMFGLIGPDGAGKTTTIRLLCGLLGADGGTIRVLGKDPVTEHHAITRTVGYFSQKFSLYGDLTIDENISFFAEIHGVKGYQARRNRLLDMMQLTKFRGRLAAALSGGMRQKLALACTLVHEPAVVLLDEPTTGVDPVSRREFWRLLSEFLSQGITIFMATPYLDEAERCSRVALMSEGLVLALDHPSAIRATFPGEIVEVIAEPQEAALAVVRQDASVQDVQTFGERLHARLEQGQGESAVTRIAEALRQAGVEVTSLRVVPTSLEDVFIDRVTPTR; from the coding sequence ATGAACGACGCTGCCATCACGCTCGAACACGTGACGAAGCGCTTTGGCCAGACCGAGGCCGTGCGCGGCGTGTCGTTCGATGTCAGGAAGGGCGAGATGTTCGGGCTGATCGGTCCGGACGGCGCCGGCAAGACCACGACGATCCGACTGCTGTGCGGCCTTCTGGGTGCCGACGGCGGCACCATCAGGGTGCTTGGCAAGGATCCGGTCACTGAGCACCATGCGATCACGCGCACGGTTGGCTACTTCTCCCAGAAGTTCAGCCTCTACGGCGACCTCACCATCGACGAGAACATCTCGTTTTTCGCCGAGATCCACGGCGTCAAGGGGTACCAGGCGCGGCGCAACCGGCTGCTCGACATGATGCAGTTGACGAAGTTCCGAGGCCGGCTCGCCGCAGCGTTGTCGGGCGGCATGAGGCAGAAGCTTGCGCTGGCCTGCACGCTCGTGCACGAGCCCGCCGTCGTCCTGCTCGACGAACCGACGACCGGAGTCGATCCGGTCTCGCGCCGTGAATTCTGGCGCCTGCTCTCGGAGTTCCTGTCGCAGGGCATCACCATCTTCATGGCGACGCCTTATCTAGACGAGGCGGAACGCTGTTCGCGCGTGGCGCTGATGAGCGAGGGACTCGTCCTGGCGCTCGACCATCCGTCGGCGATCCGCGCGACGTTCCCGGGCGAGATCGTGGAGGTGATTGCCGAACCGCAGGAAGCGGCCCTGGCCGTCGTGCGGCAGGATGCGAGCGTGCAGGACGTGCAGACGTTTGGCGAGCGGCTCCACGCGCGGTTGGAGCAAGGACAGGGAGAGTCGGCGGTCACGCGAATCGCCGAGGCGCTGCGACAGGCTGGCGTCGAGGTGACCAGTCTCCGCGTGGTGCCGACCAGTCTCGAGGATGTGTTTATCGACCGTGTTACACCTACGCGATAA
- a CDS encoding TIGR01777 family oxidoreductase — MRILIAGGSGFLGTHLTTALTAAGHDVSILSRQADLESASRTRGSRTIVWIPDGSTGPWAETCGPIDAIINLAGASIGEGRWSPARKTALVASRVNATRSLVRFVEQVSPRPSLLINASAIGFYGDRGNDVLTEDATAGSDFLATLCRDWETEARRAQSVETRVVLVRTGLVLDPRGGALARMLLPFKLFAGGSFGSGRQFVSWIHRDDWVALVLWLLAAQDVAGPVNATAPGPVTNTEFAGALGRALRRPSWLPVPAFALKVALGEMASPLLLFSQRVMPDRASRAGFSFRYATLERAFSNLIT, encoded by the coding sequence ATGCGAATCCTCATCGCCGGCGGATCGGGCTTCCTCGGCACCCACCTCACGACCGCCCTCACCGCGGCCGGCCACGATGTCAGTATTCTCTCACGTCAAGCGGATCTGGAGTCCGCCAGCCGCACAAGAGGATCGCGGACGATCGTCTGGATACCCGACGGATCCACGGGCCCGTGGGCCGAGACCTGCGGCCCCATCGACGCCATCATCAACCTCGCCGGCGCCTCGATTGGCGAAGGCCGATGGTCCCCGGCGCGCAAGACGGCGCTCGTCGCCAGCCGCGTCAACGCCACGCGAAGCCTCGTGCGCTTTGTCGAACAGGTATCGCCCCGGCCATCGCTGCTGATCAATGCGTCCGCGATTGGCTTCTACGGCGATCGAGGCAACGACGTCCTGACCGAAGATGCCACTGCCGGTTCGGATTTCCTCGCGACGCTTTGTCGCGACTGGGAAACGGAAGCGCGCCGGGCGCAGAGCGTCGAGACGCGAGTTGTCCTGGTGCGCACCGGCCTCGTCCTCGACCCTCGTGGCGGAGCGCTGGCCCGGATGCTGTTGCCGTTCAAGTTGTTCGCGGGCGGGTCGTTCGGCTCGGGCCGCCAGTTTGTGTCGTGGATTCACCGCGATGACTGGGTGGCCCTGGTGCTGTGGTTGCTCGCCGCACAGGACGTCGCCGGGCCGGTCAACGCGACAGCGCCAGGTCCCGTCACCAATACGGAGTTTGCTGGCGCGCTCGGTCGCGCGCTGCGCCGGCCGTCGTGGCTGCCGGTTCCGGCGTTTGCGCTGAAGGTGGCGCTCGGCGAAATGGCCAGTCCACTGCTCCTGTTCAGCCAACGCGTGATGCCGGATCGCGCCAGCCGCGCGGGGTTCTCGTTCAGGTATGCCACGTTGGAGCGCGCGTTCTCGAACCTGATTACTTGA
- a CDS encoding GntR family transcriptional regulator produces MLPFTVTLRPGLSVHEQVVFAVKRAIVSGRLKPGDEFPSVRTLSRELRINPNTAHKVVATLVGDTMLDVRPGIGTFVAERGASSSEERRLLLREDVERLAVDARHLGLDVQDVVDAVIEHWNRLNRPAR; encoded by the coding sequence GTGTTGCCGTTCACTGTCACCCTGCGTCCCGGCCTCTCGGTTCACGAACAGGTCGTCTTTGCCGTCAAGCGGGCCATCGTGTCGGGCCGCTTGAAACCTGGCGACGAGTTCCCGTCGGTTCGCACCCTCAGCAGGGAACTGCGTATCAACCCGAACACCGCGCACAAGGTGGTGGCCACGCTGGTCGGCGACACCATGCTCGATGTCCGGCCCGGCATCGGCACGTTTGTCGCCGAGCGCGGCGCCTCGTCTTCGGAGGAGCGGCGTTTGCTTCTTCGCGAGGACGTCGAGCGGCTCGCCGTGGACGCCCGCCATCTGGGGCTCGACGTGCAGGACGTGGTGGACGCGGTCATCGAGCACTGGAATCGCCTGAACCGGCCGGCCCGGTAA
- a CDS encoding sulfur transferase domain-containing protein: MWGEKKDAAPGATPAAAQKAAKVQDFPGVTNFAPVDDTFACGGAMKPEAADELKKRGYKAVVNFRPIDEEGANVAQEKDAVEKAGLKFIHVPFRRTDANIQPAVEAFLAAVKDPANRPMLFHCSGGVRASAMWFFKRVLADGWTIEKALPEAESIGLTSAAVKQWAVDYVKAALAK; this comes from the coding sequence ATCTGGGGCGAGAAGAAGGACGCGGCACCAGGCGCCACTCCCGCCGCCGCGCAGAAAGCGGCGAAGGTCCAGGACTTTCCGGGCGTCACCAACTTCGCACCCGTCGACGACACCTTCGCGTGCGGCGGAGCCATGAAGCCCGAAGCGGCCGACGAGCTGAAGAAGCGCGGTTACAAGGCCGTCGTCAACTTCCGGCCGATAGACGAGGAGGGTGCCAACGTCGCGCAGGAGAAGGACGCCGTCGAGAAGGCCGGCCTGAAGTTCATCCACGTGCCCTTCCGGCGAACGGATGCGAACATCCAACCGGCTGTCGAGGCGTTTCTGGCGGCCGTGAAAGATCCGGCGAACCGGCCGATGCTGTTTCACTGCTCGGGTGGAGTCCGGGCCTCCGCGATGTGGTTCTTCAAGCGCGTGCTCGCCGACGGCTGGACCATCGAGAAAGCGCTGCCTGAGGCCGAATCGATCGGCCTCACGTCGGCAGCCGTCAAGCAGTGGGCAGTGGACTACGTCAAAGCCGCGCTGGCAAAATGA